CCCATTTGATGTTATAGCCTCCTAAGAAATAAATCCAGACTTTGTGTGAATACTCACAATGTAGTAGCAGGTGGTTTAATGTTTCAGAATGTGCATTACAGAGAGAGCACATTACATTCTGAATCTGGCATCCCCTCCTCATTAGATTATCTGTTATTGCAATGGAGTTTTGAGCAGCAGTTCACATAAAAAATTGCACTTTAGGTGGCACATACTGAATCCAAATGCAAGAGAAAGGAACGTCATTTGGTGTAGCAGGAAGTTGTTGTATGAGCCATGTATAACAAGTTTTGGTGCTGAAACCTCCGGATGCAGTGCATATcagttcatcttcatcttctagaATTGGTGGAGCCCCTAGAACCTCAAACATCTGGAGCATCTGAGACATTTCTGGTTGATGAAGATTTCTCCTAAGCTTTATATCCCATGTATTATTTTTGATCATATCCCTGACAAAAGCATTTTTTGCTGAAGCTAGTTTATATATGAGAGGGAATCTTGTTTTTAAATTTGAAATTCCAGCCCAAATATCTTCCCAAAAAGATATTGCATTTCctttattgattttgattatcGATAATTGCTCAATTACTTCTCTTTGTTTCTGAATATTCTTCCACATTCCTCTTCCTTGGTTTACTATTATGTTTAGCCCATATAGCTTCAGATTCAGTGTGCATTTTTTCCTGTATTATTCTTCTCCAAAGTTGTTTCTTCTCTTTTGAGAACCTCCAAGACCATTTAGCAAGCAGAGCTTTGTTGGTGAGTCTTAGATTTCTGATGCCCAGTCCTCCAGTTTCTTTAGGTATGCATGCTCTTTCCCAAGCAACCCAAATAATTTTCCTTTTATCTGAAGTTGCACCCCATAGAAAGTTCCTCATTATTTGGTTGAGCTTCTTTTCCACCTTCACGGGCAAATGAAATATGGACATATAATATAATGGCAGACTTGACAATGTAGCTTTAATGAGTACAATTCTTCCTGCTTTTGAAAAGAAGTTCCTTTTCCAAAGAGCTAACTTTTTTTTGGAACTTCTCAATGACAGCATCCCAAATGTCTGAGTTTCTAGACTTAGCTCCCACTGGCATTCCTAAGTATTTTAGAGGAAGAGTCTCCACTTTACACTTTAAGATTTCAGCCATTGCTTCTACCATGTTGTCTGCACCAATACTTATGACTGAACTTTTTTGAAAATTCACCTTAAGGCCAGTGATTGCTTCAAAAATTTGTAAAATGATCACTAGGTTGTCAGCTTCTTCTTCCGAGGCATTCAAGAAGATCAAAGTGTCATCAGCATATTGGAGATGTGAAATCTGAATTGAGTTTATTGAAAATTCAGAAATCATATTTAGTTGTACTGCATTCTTCATGATGTATTGCATGTTCGCAAACCCTAGtttttatttttccctttaaATTTCACATTATTATTTATGCTCATTGTGTAGATAATTCTACCCACTTTTCGATTACATAAAGTTCACCAAAAACCCGAAATATAGTTTGCAAGATACGAATTCTTAAATTTTCATCCCAATGACAGAATTCTATTATTTTATAAACAAGGGTTTTATTTTATCTCTTTACTATTTaattacatgtatatatatatataggaaaaCTATTACAATACTAGCTGGCCTAA
This genomic stretch from Papaver somniferum cultivar HN1 chromosome 5, ASM357369v1, whole genome shotgun sequence harbors:
- the LOC113280306 gene encoding uncharacterized protein LOC113280306, yielding MKNAVQLNMISEFSINSIQISHLQYADDTLIFLNASEEEADNLVIILQIFEAITGLKVNFQKSSVISIGADNMVEAMAEILKCKVETLPLKYLGMPVGAKSRNSDIWDAVIEKFQKKVEKKLNQIMRNFLWGATSDKRKIIWVAWERACIPKETGGLGIRNLRLTNKALLAKWSWRFSKEKKQLWRRIIQEKMHTESEAIWAKHNSKPRKRNVEEYSETKRTSAKNAFVRDMIKNNTWDIKLRRNLHQPEMSQMLQMFEVLGAPPILEDEDELICTASGGFSTKTCYTWLIQQLPATPNDVPFSCIWIQYVPPKVQFFM